One segment of Paenibacillus rhizovicinus DNA contains the following:
- a CDS encoding nucleotidyltransferase family protein: MKIGAVYLAAGCSRRMGEAKLPLELAPGVTVGSRGLLELRRCGFQSTVVVVRPQDPLLWLYDRTGSGAKLPKFRISPCKDAREGMSRSIRHGVQALLPEEPDAVLLALADQPFISVSMLQRLVSVYREDPTVDFVASGYGGIAAPPVIFSQSVFPQLCRLEGDAGAWSVLQSPDYRGKVVRYAAEWSFIDVDTREQLDKARRLWSRVHARAK; the protein is encoded by the coding sequence ATGAAAATCGGAGCGGTTTATTTGGCAGCCGGCTGCAGCCGGCGGATGGGCGAGGCGAAGCTTCCGCTTGAGCTGGCGCCTGGCGTAACGGTCGGAAGCCGAGGGCTGCTGGAGCTGCGGCGGTGCGGGTTTCAGTCGACCGTTGTCGTGGTGCGGCCTCAGGACCCGTTATTGTGGTTGTACGACAGAACAGGCAGCGGCGCGAAGCTTCCGAAGTTCCGGATTTCGCCCTGCAAAGATGCGCGGGAAGGGATGTCGCGATCGATCCGGCATGGGGTGCAGGCGTTGCTGCCCGAAGAGCCGGACGCCGTGCTGCTTGCGCTGGCCGACCAGCCTTTCATCTCCGTGAGTATGCTGCAGCGGCTAGTCTCGGTTTATCGAGAAGATCCGACGGTTGATTTCGTCGCGAGCGGGTACGGCGGTATCGCGGCGCCTCCGGTTATTTTCAGCCAGTCGGTATTTCCGCAGCTATGCCGGCTGGAAGGCGACGCCGGAGCTTGGAGCGTGCTGCAATCGCCCGATTATCGGGGGAAGGTTGTCCGTTATGCGGCGGAATGGTCCTTCATCGATGTCGATACGCGAGAACAACTGGATAAAGCCAGGCGATTATGGTCGCGCGTGCATGCAAGGGCAAAATGA
- the uraD gene encoding 2-oxo-4-hydroxy-4-carboxy-5-ureidoimidazoline decarboxylase yields MTIQLWQLNTLSREMFVAQLGSVFERSPWVAESVWQLRPFHSVNELHEAMMQAVMEAPEEKAIALLRAHPDLASRAAMTTDSIEEQRPAGLDALTPEEYDRFASLNAAYAEKHGFPFIIAVRGKTIEDILAAMAMRLQHDGQRELRQALLEAGRIAELRLHGRIEE; encoded by the coding sequence ATGACGATCCAATTGTGGCAGCTGAACACGTTAAGCCGCGAGATGTTCGTCGCGCAGCTCGGTTCCGTATTCGAGCGTTCGCCATGGGTGGCGGAAAGCGTCTGGCAGCTGCGCCCGTTCCATTCCGTGAACGAGCTGCACGAGGCGATGATGCAGGCGGTGATGGAAGCGCCGGAAGAGAAGGCGATCGCGCTTCTTAGGGCCCATCCCGATCTGGCTTCGCGCGCCGCGATGACGACGGATTCTATCGAGGAACAGCGACCGGCAGGCCTTGACGCATTGACGCCGGAAGAATACGACCGATTTGCCAGTTTGAACGCCGCTTACGCGGAGAAGCATGGATTTCCGTTTATAATCGCCGTTCGCGGGAAGACGATAGAAGATATTTTGGCCGCGATGGCCATGCGCTTGCAGCATGACGGGCAGCGGGAACTTAGGCAGGCGCTGCTTGAGGCTGGGCGCATTGCGGAGCTTCGGCTGCACGGGCGCATTGAAGAATAA
- a CDS encoding beta-propeller fold lactonase family protein yields MPVLDTGLLYNREKRRTASLNISILNRGRQRARAVIQLYTIWNGEHGDGAAGLEKGFGSVQTETLGNVVLGPAGRSKCMYSVMREVLLLPVFGIRVTVSGMAAGEISASMAELDESGSVIDQQVLTPQSANTDDLLHAYVANHTHHTLTVIQTDTNARVATVKLPAGSSPRMLDFTPDGREVYVVCQGDKTVKIIDTLTHEASGELSFPQEAVPLALAVSPVGARVYVTTVIQDYVAVYDTDSRSLIKLIPLPRGSDPSALAVSPDGKKVYCCMINRGTIAVIDAETLTVSVTVKLPRGSHPSSVALTPDGAYAYVSDSHHDRAYCLQTATHTVIATVQLDAGSEPQQLLITPDGSLVYLVCRGSDEIVAVNMTRNEILTKIELPKGSNASGIAITADGLKIYVTILTFGYVAVIEVASQLPIAILPTGSFPSGVAITPILLHG; encoded by the coding sequence TTGCCGGTATTGGACACAGGACTTCTGTATAATCGGGAAAAGCGGCGTACGGCGAGTTTGAACATCAGCATTTTGAATCGGGGCCGACAGCGGGCGAGGGCCGTCATCCAGCTGTATACGATTTGGAATGGCGAGCATGGCGACGGGGCGGCCGGTCTGGAGAAGGGGTTCGGTTCCGTGCAGACGGAAACGCTCGGGAACGTGGTTCTCGGTCCCGCCGGTCGTTCGAAATGCATGTATTCCGTGATGCGCGAGGTGCTGCTGCTGCCTGTGTTCGGCATTCGCGTGACGGTCAGCGGAATGGCTGCCGGAGAAATTTCCGCTTCGATGGCGGAGCTTGACGAGTCGGGCAGCGTGATCGATCAGCAAGTATTGACGCCGCAGTCGGCGAATACCGACGACCTGCTGCATGCTTACGTGGCCAACCACACTCACCACACGCTGACCGTCATTCAAACCGATACGAATGCCAGAGTGGCGACCGTTAAGCTTCCGGCGGGAAGCAGCCCGCGGATGCTTGATTTCACCCCTGACGGCAGGGAGGTCTACGTCGTCTGCCAAGGCGATAAGACGGTCAAAATCATCGATACGCTCACGCACGAAGCGAGCGGCGAATTGTCGTTCCCGCAGGAAGCCGTGCCGCTTGCGCTGGCGGTGTCCCCCGTCGGCGCGAGAGTTTACGTGACAACGGTCATTCAGGATTACGTCGCCGTCTACGATACCGATTCCAGATCGCTGATCAAGCTCATTCCGCTTCCGCGCGGCAGCGATCCGTCGGCGCTCGCCGTATCGCCGGACGGCAAGAAAGTGTATTGCTGCATGATCAATCGCGGCACGATCGCCGTCATCGACGCTGAAACGCTAACGGTATCCGTGACCGTCAAACTGCCGCGCGGGTCTCATCCCTCGTCGGTGGCGCTTACTCCCGACGGCGCTTACGCCTACGTATCCGACAGTCATCATGATCGCGCCTATTGCCTGCAAACCGCTACGCATACCGTGATCGCCACCGTGCAATTGGATGCCGGGAGCGAACCGCAGCAGCTGCTCATTACGCCGGACGGCTCGCTCGTTTATTTGGTATGCCGGGGTTCGGACGAGATCGTAGCCGTCAACATGACGCGCAACGAAATATTGACGAAGATCGAGCTGCCGAAAGGAAGCAACGCGAGCGGCATCGCCATTACCGCCGACGGACTCAAAATCTATGTCACGATCCTGACGTTCGGCTATGTCGCCGTGATCGAGGTGGCCAGCCAGCTGCCGATCGCCATTCTCCCGACGGGGAGTTTCCCTTCCGGCGTGGCGATTACGCCGATCCTGCTGCATGGTTAG
- a CDS encoding alpha/beta hydrolase, giving the protein MAFIQCDFYSDVLGLSSSMYVILPQNAQSQIGMTSKATQTKHKTLYLLHGLSDDHTIWLRRTSIERYVASLGLAVVMPAVNRSFYSNMASGGGDYWTFISEELPALARSFFPLSDRREDNFVAGLSMGGYGAFKLALNKPEQYAAAASLSGALDISSFENHAPADFKRIFGSAEAANALPNDLFLAAQTLKESGQPIPSLYQYCGTEDFLYDANVKFRGHAQELGLPLTYVEAPGDHQWSYWDEYIQHVLEWLPLGE; this is encoded by the coding sequence ATGGCATTTATCCAGTGCGATTTCTATTCCGATGTGCTTGGCCTTTCCAGCTCGATGTACGTTATCTTGCCTCAAAACGCGCAATCGCAAATCGGCATGACGTCGAAAGCGACGCAAACCAAGCATAAAACGCTGTATCTGCTGCATGGCTTGTCCGACGATCATACCATTTGGCTTCGCCGCACGTCCATTGAACGGTACGTCGCTTCGCTCGGCCTGGCGGTCGTCATGCCGGCGGTGAACCGCAGCTTCTATTCCAATATGGCGAGCGGCGGCGGCGATTATTGGACGTTCATCAGCGAGGAGCTTCCGGCGCTGGCGCGTTCCTTCTTCCCGCTGTCGGACCGGCGGGAAGATAATTTCGTCGCCGGATTGTCCATGGGCGGCTACGGCGCATTCAAGCTCGCGCTCAATAAACCGGAGCAATACGCGGCTGCCGCAAGCTTGTCCGGAGCGCTCGACATCTCCTCGTTCGAGAATCATGCGCCCGCCGATTTCAAACGCATCTTCGGATCGGCCGAAGCGGCGAACGCGCTGCCGAACGACCTGTTCTTGGCCGCGCAAACGTTGAAGGAATCCGGCCAGCCGATCCCAAGCTTGTACCAGTACTGCGGGACGGAAGACTTCCTGTACGACGCCAACGTCAAATTCCGCGGTCATGCGCAGGAGCTGGGCCTCCCTCTCACCTATGTCGAAGCGCCTGGCGACCACCAATGGTCATACTGGGATGAATACATCCAGCATGTGCTCGAATGGCTGCCGCTCGGCGAGTAA
- a CDS encoding serine hydrolase domain-containing protein, translated as MNSSALEQRPAFVTDELLAKLQAWKIKDVLVLQGGERLWEWHEKGADRLGAVYSCTKSFVSALIGIAIDRGNITSVEEPVSTYFPSLADAEDARYGEMTLRHLLTMTSGLDWPDFDKPYWQMKRCDDWVAFILSQPMAHHPGSAFAYNTGGSHLLSAILTQATGMSTFDFAQANLFGKLNFRKPRWNSASGIHEGGAGLHLTVWDMAKFGQLYLQGGEWEGERIVSRSWVEASTTSHHKGLQHYDPPIFGEYGYHWWVSDAAHNGTVDCYFAKGYGGQFIFVVPSLELVAAIRKEPDGKRNAMYAKQLLFQHIVPSCS; from the coding sequence ATGAATTCATCTGCCTTGGAACAACGGCCGGCATTCGTCACGGACGAGCTTCTCGCCAAGCTGCAGGCTTGGAAAATCAAAGACGTCCTCGTCTTGCAGGGCGGCGAACGGCTGTGGGAATGGCATGAGAAAGGCGCGGATCGGCTGGGCGCGGTCTATTCGTGCACGAAGAGCTTCGTATCGGCGCTAATCGGCATTGCCATCGATAGAGGCAATATTACGAGCGTGGAGGAGCCGGTGTCGACCTATTTCCCTTCGCTTGCAGACGCAGAGGACGCGAGATACGGCGAAATGACGCTGCGCCATCTGCTAACGATGACTTCTGGCCTCGATTGGCCGGATTTCGATAAACCGTATTGGCAGATGAAGCGCTGCGACGACTGGGTCGCGTTCATCCTGTCGCAGCCGATGGCTCATCATCCCGGAAGCGCGTTCGCCTACAACACCGGCGGCTCGCATCTGTTGTCGGCGATCTTGACGCAGGCGACGGGGATGTCGACGTTTGATTTCGCGCAAGCGAATTTGTTCGGCAAGCTGAACTTCCGTAAACCGAGATGGAACAGCGCGTCCGGTATCCACGAAGGAGGAGCGGGCCTGCATCTGACCGTTTGGGATATGGCGAAATTCGGCCAGCTGTACTTGCAGGGCGGGGAATGGGAAGGCGAACGCATCGTCTCGCGATCGTGGGTCGAAGCATCGACGACTTCCCATCATAAAGGGCTGCAGCATTACGATCCGCCGATCTTCGGTGAATACGGCTATCATTGGTGGGTCTCCGATGCGGCGCATAACGGCACCGTGGATTGTTATTTCGCCAAAGGCTACGGAGGACAGTTTATCTTCGTCGTTCCTTCGCTCGAGCTCGTCGCGGCTATCCGGAAGGAACCGGACGGCAAGCGAAACGCCATGTACGCCAAACAGCTGCTCTTCCAGCATATCGTACCGTCCTGTTCATAA
- a CDS encoding ABC transporter ATP-binding protein produces MKSSRDTKQDDNQSSPKKGSWKLFLKLLKRTKPSKSLIATAVAMSLAGTLISLIIPLFTKKLVDGFDISSLSFQQIATFGGVFILQAVVSGLSMYMLNVAGQRVVANLRDQLWRKLLRLPVSYYDNNRTGETISRMTNDTGVVKQLIAENFTGFLTGIISVIGSIVVLFYMDWQMTTVMLAVIPVAALFMVPLGRQMYLVSKGLQTETASFTATLTQVLSEIRLVKSMNAEPREYEAGEKGIAGLFRFGRKEAKIQALIAPLMFFVMIMLLVVIVGYGGMRVSSGALTAGELVAFILYLMQIVMPMSQISTFFTQFKKTVGATERIIDILDASEENHDAGKPVEKADQAIRFEQLSFGYKDSEPVLHDLTFDVLPGKVSAIVGPSGGGKTTLFSLLERYYEPTGGSIKLGSDDIEDYSLRSWRKQIGYVSQESPLIAGTIRENICYGIDYEVGQEALRHAAEMAYAHHFISELPQGYDTEVGERGIKLSGGQRQRIAIARALLRDPQILMLDEATSSLDSKSEVVVQEALTNLMAGRTTLVIAHRLSTVVDADQIVFVEKGRMTGKGTHEELLATHPMYREFATQQLRLSGQNAESAQIG; encoded by the coding sequence ATGAAATCTTCACGCGATACAAAGCAAGACGATAATCAATCCAGCCCAAAAAAAGGCAGCTGGAAGCTGTTTCTGAAGCTGCTCAAAAGGACGAAGCCGTCCAAAAGCCTAATCGCGACCGCGGTCGCCATGAGTTTGGCGGGAACGCTCATTTCGCTCATCATTCCGTTGTTTACGAAGAAACTCGTCGACGGCTTCGATATCAGCAGCTTGTCCTTTCAACAAATCGCGACGTTCGGCGGCGTGTTCATTCTGCAGGCGGTCGTCAGCGGCTTGTCGATGTACATGCTGAATGTTGCCGGTCAGCGGGTCGTGGCGAATCTGCGGGATCAGCTCTGGAGGAAGCTGCTGAGACTGCCGGTATCCTATTATGACAACAACCGGACAGGCGAGACGATCAGCCGAATGACGAACGACACCGGCGTCGTGAAGCAGCTCATCGCCGAGAATTTCACCGGGTTTCTCACCGGGATTATTTCCGTCATCGGATCGATCGTCGTGCTGTTCTATATGGACTGGCAGATGACGACCGTCATGCTGGCCGTCATTCCGGTTGCGGCGCTGTTCATGGTACCGCTCGGCAGGCAAATGTATCTCGTCTCCAAAGGGCTGCAGACGGAGACGGCGTCTTTCACCGCGACATTGACGCAGGTGCTGTCCGAAATTCGCTTGGTGAAATCGATGAATGCCGAGCCGCGCGAGTATGAGGCGGGAGAAAAGGGAATCGCGGGGTTGTTCCGCTTCGGCCGCAAAGAGGCCAAAATCCAGGCCTTGATCGCGCCGCTCATGTTCTTCGTGATGATAATGCTGCTTGTCGTCATCGTCGGCTACGGCGGGATGCGGGTATCGTCAGGCGCCCTAACGGCGGGCGAGCTTGTGGCGTTCATTTTGTACCTCATGCAAATCGTCATGCCGATGTCGCAAATTTCCACGTTCTTCACGCAGTTCAAGAAAACGGTCGGCGCCACGGAACGGATCATCGATATTCTCGACGCGTCCGAAGAAAACCATGATGCGGGCAAGCCGGTCGAGAAGGCTGACCAAGCGATCCGTTTCGAGCAGCTGAGCTTTGGTTACAAGGACAGCGAGCCCGTGCTGCACGATTTAACGTTCGATGTGCTGCCCGGCAAAGTATCGGCGATCGTTGGACCGAGCGGGGGCGGCAAGACGACGCTGTTCTCGCTGCTGGAACGGTATTATGAACCGACGGGCGGCAGCATCAAACTGGGTTCGGACGACATAGAAGACTACTCGCTGCGTTCCTGGCGCAAGCAAATCGGCTATGTATCGCAGGAAAGTCCGTTGATTGCAGGCACCATTCGCGAGAATATTTGTTACGGCATCGATTATGAGGTCGGTCAAGAAGCGCTTCGGCACGCGGCGGAAATGGCGTACGCGCATCACTTTATCAGCGAGCTGCCGCAGGGGTACGACACGGAAGTCGGCGAGCGCGGCATCAAGTTGTCCGGCGGCCAACGCCAGCGGATCGCAATCGCGAGAGCGCTGCTGCGGGATCCGCAGATTCTGATGCTGGACGAGGCGACGTCCAGTTTGGACAGCAAGTCGGAAGTGGTCGTGCAGGAGGCGCTCACGAACCTCATGGCGGGAAGGACGACGCTCGTCATTGCGCACCGGTTGTCGACCGTCGTGGATGCGGATCAGATCGTGTTCGTGGAGAAAGGCCGGATGACGGGCAAAGGCACGCACGAAGAACTGCTGGCAACGCATCCGATGTATCGCGAATTCGCAACGCAGCAGCTTCGGCTGAGCGGGCAGAATGCCGAATCGGCGCAAATCGGATAG
- a CDS encoding DUF1540 domain-containing protein, with amino-acid sequence MAKDVLCEVNSCKYWAAGNQCNASSIYVVSNRGKQANNSEETDCKTFESKI; translated from the coding sequence ATGGCTAAAGACGTGTTATGCGAAGTGAATTCGTGCAAATATTGGGCTGCGGGCAATCAATGCAACGCTTCCTCGATTTACGTAGTCAGCAATCGCGGTAAACAAGCGAACAATTCCGAAGAAACAGACTGCAAAACATTCGAATCGAAAATTTAA
- a CDS encoding chloride channel protein — MRKLLEWIAYSAIMGGLTGTASALFLAGLDRLTDVRTNQPWLLWLLPLGGALVSLIYKNYGANAGKGNNLIVEQIRAGDEPAERYERVPAIMAPFVLLGTWATHLFGGSAGREGTAVQMGGSLGDVVGRLVKAGGSDRRMLLMCGISGGFASVFGTPMAGAVFALEVVTMGRWISPRMIIPCLIAAFTGDYATRAWGIHHLHYSMGAIPHFSLSVLLKVLVAAILFGFMSLLFTLGISYLKRGMALVASHASARSFIGGFIVVGLVYAVGSRDYLGLSLPLLVQAFQEPLSSLAFLWKTIFTVVTLGSGFMGGEVTPLFVIGGTLGNALAPLLHLDLPFLAGLGLIGVFSGAANAPAACFFLGLELFGLHGAGYMGAVCLVSYMFSGHVGIYSSQLAGVKRPRYFVRVPGLALLARWRKD; from the coding sequence ATGCGTAAATTATTGGAATGGATCGCGTACAGCGCGATTATGGGCGGACTGACGGGAACCGCTTCGGCGCTTTTTCTGGCGGGGCTGGATCGGCTGACGGACGTAAGAACGAACCAGCCATGGCTGCTGTGGCTGCTGCCTCTCGGCGGCGCGCTGGTAAGTCTGATTTATAAGAACTACGGCGCCAATGCGGGCAAAGGGAACAATCTGATCGTGGAACAAATCCGTGCCGGCGATGAACCGGCCGAACGGTACGAGCGCGTACCCGCGATCATGGCGCCGTTCGTGCTGCTGGGCACATGGGCAACGCATCTGTTCGGCGGGTCCGCCGGGCGGGAAGGTACGGCCGTTCAAATGGGCGGTAGTCTCGGAGACGTTGTCGGCCGGCTCGTAAAGGCGGGAGGGAGCGATCGGCGGATGCTGCTGATGTGCGGCATCAGCGGCGGTTTCGCCTCCGTATTCGGGACGCCGATGGCAGGGGCGGTATTCGCGCTCGAGGTGGTCACGATGGGGCGATGGATTTCGCCCCGCATGATCATTCCTTGCTTGATTGCGGCATTTACGGGCGATTACGCGACACGCGCTTGGGGCATCCATCATCTGCATTATTCGATGGGCGCCATCCCGCATTTCTCGTTGTCCGTGCTGTTGAAAGTACTGGTAGCAGCCATTCTGTTTGGTTTCATGAGTTTGCTGTTCACGCTCGGCATTTCCTACTTGAAACGAGGCATGGCCCTCGTCGCTTCGCATGCCAGCGCGAGAAGCTTCATCGGCGGGTTCATCGTCGTCGGCCTCGTCTATGCCGTCGGATCGAGGGATTATCTGGGCCTAAGCCTGCCGCTGCTCGTTCAAGCTTTCCAAGAGCCGTTGTCTTCGCTAGCCTTCCTGTGGAAAACGATTTTTACAGTCGTTACGCTGGGCAGCGGATTCATGGGAGGCGAGGTGACGCCGCTGTTCGTTATCGGCGGAACGCTCGGCAATGCCTTGGCGCCGCTTCTTCATCTCGATCTGCCTTTTCTGGCCGGACTTGGCTTGATCGGCGTATTCAGCGGCGCGGCCAACGCGCCGGCGGCTTGCTTCTTCCTCGGACTGGAGCTGTTCGGCTTGCACGGAGCGGGCTATATGGGCGCCGTTTGCCTGGTCAGCTATATGTTCTCCGGCCATGTGGGCATCTACAGCTCGCAATTGGCAGGCGTGAAGCGGCCGCGTTACTTCGTCCGGGTGCCGGGGCTTGCCTTGCTGGCCCGTTGGCGCAAGGATTGA
- a CDS encoding C40 family peptidase, giving the protein MKNKFGKLMMSVTVSFSLLLGGTAVLQATPAHAAISASKASGIISSAKQYMGRPYKYGASTSTTRYFDCSSFTKRVFAMHGVTLPRSSKAQSKVGSYVSKSNLKPGDLVFFYKPVHHVGIYIGGGKIIHTYGSPGVTISTINSGWWKTHYAFARRV; this is encoded by the coding sequence ATGAAGAACAAATTCGGTAAATTGATGATGAGCGTAACGGTCAGCTTCTCGCTGCTCCTGGGCGGCACCGCCGTGCTTCAAGCCACGCCGGCGCACGCGGCAATCTCTGCTTCGAAAGCTTCGGGCATTATCTCTTCCGCTAAACAATATATGGGCAGACCTTATAAATACGGCGCTTCCACTTCGACTACGCGTTATTTCGACTGCTCTTCGTTCACGAAACGCGTCTTCGCGATGCATGGCGTTACGCTGCCGCGCTCGTCCAAAGCGCAATCCAAAGTCGGTTCGTACGTCAGCAAAAGCAATCTGAAACCGGGCGATCTTGTTTTCTTCTATAAACCGGTTCACCATGTCGGCATTTATATCGGCGGCGGCAAAATCATTCACACGTACGGCAGCCCCGGCGTTACGATCAGCACCATCAACTCCGGCTGGTGGAAAACGCATTACGCATTCGCTCGCCGCGTTTAG
- a CDS encoding metal-sensitive transcriptional regulator, which yields MDQSCHSGTDVHEGHAAERKSSHSQETKSNLISRLNRIEGQIRGIKGLIEKDTYCDDVLNQIAAAQSALNSVGKLLLEHHMNSCVIDRIQQGDHEVVKELMVTMNKLIK from the coding sequence ATGGATCAGTCTTGCCACAGCGGAACGGACGTTCATGAAGGCCATGCGGCAGAGCGCAAGAGCTCGCACAGCCAAGAGACGAAGAGCAATTTGATATCGCGATTGAACCGGATCGAAGGGCAGATTCGCGGGATAAAAGGGTTGATCGAGAAGGACACGTATTGCGACGACGTTCTGAACCAAATCGCGGCGGCGCAATCGGCGCTGAACAGCGTAGGGAAGCTGTTATTGGAGCATCATATGAACAGCTGCGTCATCGACCGCATTCAGCAGGGCGACCACGAGGTCGTAAAGGAATTGATGGTCACGATGAACAAACTGATCAAATAA
- a CDS encoding heavy metal translocating P-type ATPase — protein sequence MTKQTTTFQISGMTCASCAARIEKGLNRIEGVSNAAVNLTMETARVEFDAELTGPAALMDRVDSLGFKAELHKETELPGKSAELKRLRMRFYIAAILSLPLLAAMAGHFEFLSFLALPDWLMNPWFQLALATPVQFWIGGPFYAGAYKALRNRSANMDVLVAMGTSAAYLYSFYETVAFAGDGMHRLELYYETSALLISFLLLGKLLESLAKGRTSQAIGALMGLQAKHANVVRDGQELRLPLEEVMPGDLVLVKPGEKIPVDGTVVGGSSYVDESMLTGESVPVRKEAEDRVIGATMNGKGALTVRAVNVGRNSVLAQIIRVVEEAQGSKAPIQRIADVISGIFVPIVIGLAVATFLLWYFAIRPGEFPDALRTAIAVLVIACPCALGLATPTSIMAGSGRAAELGILFKGGEHLERAHGIDVIVLDKTGTVTEGKPRLTDLELEPDFEPAPLQSWIMAAEGSSEHPLAEAIVAGLRERGSVPAAEVEHFAAVPGYGIEAVVEGRAIVIGTRRFLLGRGIPISDAKLERLAALEAEAKTVMLAAVDGVYAASIGVADTIKPTSRSAVSALKALGLEVMMVTGDNEATALAVARQAGIEHTLAEVLPEGKAHEVKLLQAQGKKVAMVGDGINDAPALAAADIGIAMGTGTDIAMETADITLMRGDLNGLADAMDLSRRTMSNIKQNLFWALAYNAVGIPIAAAGLLAPWVAGAAMALSSVSVVLSALRLQRYRKQGKQEIA from the coding sequence ATGACGAAGCAAACGACGACTTTCCAGATAAGCGGCATGACTTGCGCGTCGTGTGCGGCCCGGATCGAGAAGGGGCTTAATCGGATCGAAGGCGTCTCGAATGCAGCCGTGAATTTAACGATGGAGACGGCGCGGGTGGAGTTCGACGCCGAACTGACCGGTCCTGCGGCGTTGATGGATAGAGTCGATTCGCTCGGTTTTAAGGCGGAGCTTCATAAGGAAACGGAGCTCCCCGGCAAGTCAGCGGAGCTGAAACGGTTGCGTATGCGTTTCTATATCGCCGCGATCTTGTCGCTGCCGCTTCTGGCCGCGATGGCGGGACATTTCGAATTCTTGTCCTTCCTTGCGCTGCCGGACTGGCTGATGAACCCGTGGTTCCAGCTCGCGCTGGCAACGCCGGTGCAGTTCTGGATCGGCGGACCGTTCTACGCCGGCGCGTATAAAGCGCTTCGCAACCGCAGCGCAAATATGGATGTGCTGGTCGCGATGGGAACATCGGCCGCGTATTTATACAGCTTCTATGAGACGGTGGCATTCGCAGGGGACGGCATGCATAGGTTGGAACTGTATTATGAAACGAGCGCGCTGCTCATCAGCTTCCTGCTGCTTGGCAAACTGCTGGAGTCGCTCGCGAAAGGCCGTACTTCGCAGGCAATAGGCGCGCTTATGGGCTTGCAAGCCAAGCATGCCAATGTCGTTCGCGATGGACAGGAGCTCAGACTCCCGCTTGAAGAAGTAATGCCGGGAGATCTCGTTCTCGTGAAGCCGGGCGAGAAGATTCCCGTGGACGGCACGGTTGTCGGGGGCAGCTCCTACGTCGACGAGTCCATGCTGACCGGGGAGAGCGTGCCGGTCCGGAAGGAAGCGGAAGACCGCGTCATCGGTGCGACGATGAACGGGAAGGGCGCGCTGACGGTTCGAGCTGTCAACGTTGGCCGAAACTCCGTGCTGGCGCAGATTATTCGCGTCGTAGAAGAGGCGCAGGGATCGAAGGCGCCGATCCAGCGAATCGCGGACGTTATCTCGGGCATATTCGTGCCGATCGTTATCGGCCTGGCCGTCGCGACTTTCTTGCTGTGGTACTTCGCCATCCGTCCAGGAGAATTCCCGGATGCGCTCCGCACGGCCATTGCGGTGCTGGTCATCGCCTGCCCGTGCGCGCTCGGCTTGGCGACGCCGACCTCGATCATGGCCGGCTCCGGCCGCGCTGCCGAGCTCGGCATCCTGTTCAAGGGCGGCGAGCATCTCGAGCGGGCTCACGGCATCGACGTTATCGTGCTGGATAAGACGGGCACGGTGACGGAAGGCAAGCCGCGCCTGACCGATCTGGAGCTTGAGCCGGACTTCGAGCCCGCTCCGCTCCAAAGCTGGATCATGGCGGCGGAGGGCAGCTCCGAGCATCCGCTCGCGGAAGCGATCGTTGCCGGGCTGCGCGAGCGAGGCAGCGTGCCTGCCGCGGAGGTGGAGCATTTCGCCGCCGTGCCGGGATACGGCATCGAGGCAGTCGTTGAAGGCCGCGCGATCGTCATCGGCACCCGTCGGTTTCTGTTGGGGCGCGGCATCCCGATAAGCGATGCGAAGCTTGAACGGCTCGCGGCGCTTGAAGCGGAAGCCAAGACCGTCATGCTGGCAGCCGTCGACGGCGTCTATGCCGCAAGCATCGGCGTTGCGGATACGATCAAGCCGACGTCCCGCTCGGCAGTATCCGCATTGAAGGCGCTCGGCCTGGAGGTTATGATGGTAACAGGCGATAATGAGGCAACGGCGCTTGCGGTTGCAAGGCAGGCCGGCATCGAGCATACGCTGGCCGAAGTGCTGCCGGAAGGCAAAGCGCATGAAGTGAAGCTGCTGCAGGCGCAGGGCAAGAAGGTGGCCATGGTCGGCGACGGGATCAACGATGCGCCGGCGCTGGCGGCGGCGGATATCGGAATCGCGATGGGCACCGGCACCGATATCGCGATGGAAACGGCGGACATTACGCTGATGCGCGGCGATTTGAACGGACTTGCCGATGCGATGGATCTCAGCCGCCGGACGATGTCCAACATCAAGCAGAACCTGTTCTGGGCATTGGCTTACAACGCGGTCGGCATTCCGATCGCCGCGGCCGGGCTGCTGGCGCCTTGGGTGGCCGGCGCCGCCATGGCGCTGAGCTCCGTATCGGTCGTGCTGAGCGCGCTTCGGCTGCAGCGGTACCGAAAGCAAGGAAAGCAAGAAATCGCGTAG